The Streptococcus toyakuensis genome has a window encoding:
- a CDS encoding PLP-dependent aminotransferase family protein — translation MKKQSKYQEVVSYLKNGIESGRFPTGSRLPSIRQLSLDFHCSKDTIQRALLELRHEQYLYAKPQSGYYVLEQGQHQDLEIEVTDEHASAYDDFRLCVNETLVGRENYLFNYYDNQEGLEDLRQSIHKLLFDQALYCKADQLVLTSGTQQALFILSQISFPSQAKEILVEQPTYHRMNRLLIAQGLDYQTIERSIDGIDLEELEGHFKTGKIKFFYTIPRFHYPLGHSYSEQDKRAILDLATKYGVYIVEDDYLGDLDSKKGQTFHYLDTEERVIYIKSFSTSLFPALRITALILPNTIKESFVAYKNILDYDSNLIMQKALSLYIDSQLFEKNRLARLSNQEDYQKQLEKSLTKTPCPLPHYPLHDGLLLDLSQYPKIASLKHSQLGLDFFEKAYLDACPYQFAKVSLDNLEKVLNYLKAELD, via the coding sequence ATGAAGAAACAAAGCAAGTACCAAGAGGTTGTTTCCTATCTGAAAAACGGTATCGAGTCTGGACGATTTCCGACGGGAAGTCGTCTGCCTTCTATCCGTCAACTGAGCCTTGACTTTCACTGTAGCAAGGACACTATTCAACGAGCCCTGCTGGAATTACGGCACGAGCAATACCTCTATGCCAAGCCCCAGAGTGGCTACTATGTCCTAGAACAAGGGCAACATCAAGACCTAGAAATTGAGGTTACGGACGAACACGCCAGCGCCTATGACGATTTCCGACTCTGTGTCAATGAAACCTTGGTTGGCCGGGAAAACTACCTCTTCAACTACTATGACAACCAAGAAGGATTAGAAGACCTAAGACAGTCCATTCATAAACTCCTCTTTGACCAAGCCCTCTACTGCAAGGCTGACCAACTGGTACTGACTTCTGGAACCCAACAAGCCCTTTTTATTCTCTCTCAAATTTCCTTCCCTAGCCAAGCCAAGGAAATCTTGGTAGAACAGCCGACCTATCATCGGATGAATCGCCTCTTGATTGCTCAGGGCTTAGACTATCAAACGATTGAACGAAGCATTGATGGGATTGACTTGGAGGAGCTGGAAGGTCACTTCAAAACAGGAAAGATTAAGTTTTTCTACACCATTCCTCGTTTTCACTATCCTCTGGGGCATTCCTATTCTGAGCAGGACAAACGAGCTATTCTTGACTTAGCTACCAAGTATGGTGTCTATATCGTAGAGGACGACTATCTGGGGGATTTGGACTCTAAAAAGGGCCAGACCTTCCACTATCTAGATACAGAGGAGCGGGTCATTTACATCAAGTCCTTCTCAACCAGCCTCTTTCCAGCCCTGCGAATTACGGCACTCATTCTGCCAAATACTATCAAAGAATCCTTTGTAGCCTACAAAAATATCCTAGACTACGACAGCAACCTCATCATGCAAAAGGCCCTGTCACTCTATATTGACAGTCAACTGTTTGAGAAAAACCGTCTAGCTCGCTTGTCCAATCAAGAAGACTACCAAAAACAACTCGAGAAAAGTTTAACCAAAACACCTTGTCCCCTTCCTCATTATCCCCTACACGATGGTTTATTACTAGACCTGAGCCAGTATCCTAAAATCGCCAGTCTCAAGCACAGTCAACTGGGTTTAGACTTCTTTGAGAAGGCTTACTTGGATGCCTGTCCTTATCAATTTGCCAAGGTGTCCCTAGACAATCTGGAAAAGGTTTTAAACTATTTAAAAGCAGAATTGGACTGA
- a CDS encoding streptococcin A-M57 produces the protein MKFKKIVTSALVVLSLFSIMSPSIASVRVFADDVTTTEVSEISTQEQKQIDDVANVLEQMFRNGVNEKNFTEYVYKNFSQKDIAFAENELETNINNPYDRVPWDEMGGCIAGKIRDEFFAMINVSLIVKYAQKKAWSELAKVVLRFVKANGLKTNIYIIAGQLAIWAVQCGME, from the coding sequence ATGAAATTTAAAAAAATTGTAACTTCAGCTCTTGTTGTATTATCACTATTTTCTATTATGTCTCCTTCTATAGCTTCTGTTAGAGTATTTGCTGATGATGTAACTACCACGGAAGTTTCTGAAATTAGTACTCAAGAACAAAAACAAATCGATGATGTAGCCAATGTTCTTGAACAAATGTTTAGAAATGGAGTTAATGAAAAAAATTTTACTGAATATGTTTATAAAAACTTTTCTCAAAAAGATATTGCTTTTGCGGAAAATGAATTAGAAACTAATATTAATAATCCCTATGACAGAGTCCCTTGGGATGAGATGGGAGGATGTATAGCAGGAAAAATACGAGATGAATTTTTTGCTATGATCAATGTTTCGCTAATTGTTAAGTATGCGCAGAAGAAGGCTTGGTCAGAATTAGCTAAAGTGGTACTAAGATTTGTTAAAGCTAATGGACTTAAAACAAATATTTATATCATTGCTGGTCAATTGGCTATTTGGGCAGTTCAGTGCGGTATGGAATAA
- the budA gene encoding acetolactate decarboxylase: MDKNVQEPVKLFQYNTLGALMAGLYGGTMTVGELLEHGDLGLGTLDSIDGELIVLDGKAYQAKGSGEQPEIVEVSPDALIPYAAVVPHQAEVIFRQRFEMTDKELEERIESYYDGENLFRSIKIRGEFSHMHVRMIPKSTPDTKFAEVATHQPEYSRDNVAGTIVGFWTPEIFHGVSVAGYHLHFISDDLTFGGHVMDFVIKEGIIEVGAVDQLDQRFPVQDRQYLFAKFNVDEMKKDIEKAE, encoded by the coding sequence ATGGATAAGAACGTGCAGGAACCAGTGAAATTATTTCAATACAATACCCTCGGAGCCTTGATGGCTGGCCTTTATGGTGGTACCATGACAGTGGGAGAATTGCTAGAGCATGGTGATCTTGGTTTGGGAACCTTGGATTCCATTGATGGAGAATTGATTGTCTTGGATGGCAAGGCCTATCAGGCTAAAGGATCAGGAGAGCAACCAGAGATTGTGGAAGTGTCACCAGATGCCCTTATTCCTTATGCAGCAGTAGTACCGCATCAGGCAGAGGTCATTTTCCGCCAGCGCTTTGAGATGACAGACAAGGAATTGGAAGAACGAATTGAGTCTTATTATGATGGGGAAAATCTTTTCCGCTCTATCAAGATTCGGGGGGAATTTTCGCATATGCATGTGCGTATGATTCCTAAGTCAACACCAGATACCAAGTTTGCTGAGGTCGCAACCCATCAACCGGAATATAGTCGTGACAATGTGGCGGGAACCATTGTTGGTTTCTGGACGCCTGAGATTTTTCATGGAGTCAGTGTGGCAGGCTATCATCTACACTTCATCTCAGATGACTTGACCTTCGGTGGGCATGTCATGGACTTTGTCATCAAGGAAGGCATTATCGAGGTGGGAGCAGTTGACCAGTTGGACCAACGTTTCCCAGTCCAAGACCGTCAATACTTGTTTGCTAAGTTCAATGTTGACGAGATGAAAAAAGATATTGAAAAGGCAGAATAG
- a CDS encoding YhfC family intramembrane metalloprotease: MTIHIIITMLLLLAFLIGSIWYARKKYHINLAVLGLGAVAFFVSSQILEKLVHILVLHPQKDGSISLLQDHPLVYIIYGLAMAALFEETARLVFFKWLEKKRSLDKADALAYGLGHGGLELIFLGLTSLINLYIVLSAVQTQNPQVLKLLSENMLKTIQSLSVWQIYLLGFERILALGFQLLLTVWVYQAVRQKKWTYLLAAYGLHAFFDLAPSLAQVGWLTSPVLVEVVLALELVLVAYGTKAIFCKKS; this comes from the coding sequence ATGACCATTCATATCATTATTACTATGTTGCTGTTGCTGGCTTTCTTGATAGGGAGCATTTGGTATGCCAGAAAGAAATACCATATCAATCTAGCTGTCTTGGGCTTGGGTGCTGTTGCTTTCTTTGTCTCTTCACAGATTTTGGAAAAACTGGTGCATATCTTGGTTTTACATCCTCAAAAAGACGGTAGTATTTCCCTCTTGCAAGACCATCCGCTTGTCTATATCATCTATGGTCTAGCCATGGCAGCCCTTTTTGAGGAAACTGCTCGTCTTGTTTTCTTCAAATGGTTGGAGAAAAAGAGAAGTTTGGACAAGGCAGACGCCTTGGCTTATGGGTTAGGTCATGGTGGTTTGGAATTGATTTTCCTGGGCCTTACTAGTTTGATTAATCTCTACATTGTTCTCTCAGCAGTTCAAACTCAGAATCCACAGGTCCTGAAATTGCTGTCTGAAAATATGTTGAAAACCATTCAGTCGCTGTCTGTCTGGCAGATTTATTTGCTTGGTTTTGAACGGATTTTGGCTTTAGGATTCCAATTGCTGTTGACGGTTTGGGTTTACCAAGCTGTTCGCCAGAAGAAATGGACATATCTCCTAGCGGCTTATGGACTCCATGCCTTCTTTGACCTGGCACCATCTCTAGCCCAAGTTGGCTGGTTGACAAGTCCAGTCTTGGTTGAAGTTGTCCTAGCACTTGAACTTGTTCTGGTTGCTTATGGAACCAAGGCAATCTTTTGTAAAAAATCATAA
- the murB gene encoding UDP-N-acetylmuramate dehydrogenase: MSVKEKMLEILEGIDIRFKEPLHSYSYTKVGGEADYLVFPRNRFELARVVKFANQENIPWMVLGNASNIIVRDGGIRGFVILCDKLNNVSVDGYTIEAEAGANLIETTRIALRHSLTGFEFACGIPGSVGGAVFMNAGAYGGEIAHILQSCKVLTKDGEIETLSAKDLAFGYRQSAIQESGAVVLSAKFALAPESHQVIKQEMDRLTHLRELKQPLEYPSCGSVFKRPVGHFAGQLISEAGLKGYRIGGVEVSEKHAGFMINVADGTAKDYEDLIESVIEKVKEHSGVTLEREVRILGESK; encoded by the coding sequence ATGTCAGTAAAAGAAAAAATGCTTGAAATCTTAGAAGGGATTGATATCCGTTTTAAGGAACCCTTGCATAGCTATAGTTATACAAAAGTAGGTGGAGAGGCTGATTATTTGGTCTTTCCACGAAATCGTTTTGAGTTGGCTCGCGTTGTTAAATTTGCTAATCAAGAAAATATCCCTTGGATGGTTCTTGGAAATGCCAGCAACATCATCGTTCGTGATGGAGGAATTCGTGGATTTGTCATCTTGTGTGACAAGCTCAATAATGTTTCCGTTGATGGTTATACTATTGAAGCAGAAGCTGGGGCAAATTTGATTGAAACAACTCGCATTGCCCTTCGTCATAGCTTGACTGGTTTTGAGTTTGCTTGTGGCATTCCAGGGAGCGTCGGTGGTGCTGTCTTTATGAATGCGGGTGCCTATGGTGGTGAGATTGCCCACATCTTGCAGTCTTGTAAGGTCTTGACCAAGGATGGAGAAATCGAGACTCTATCTGCCAAGGACTTGGCTTTTGGTTACCGCCAATCAGCCATTCAGGAGTCTGGTGCAGTTGTCTTGTCAGCTAAATTTGCCCTTGCTCCAGAAAGTCATCAGGTTATCAAGCAAGAAATGGATCGTTTGACGCATCTACGTGAACTCAAGCAACCTTTAGAATATCCATCTTGTGGTTCGGTCTTTAAGCGTCCAGTAGGGCATTTTGCAGGTCAATTAATTTCAGAAGCTGGCTTGAAAGGCTATCGTATCGGTGGCGTAGAAGTGTCAGAAAAACACGCAGGATTTATGATCAATGTTGCTGACGGAACGGCTAAAGACTACGAGGACTTGATTGAGTCTGTTATCGAAAAAGTCAAGGAACACTCTGGCGTTACTCTTGAGAGGGAAGTCCGTATTTTAGGAGAAAGCAAGTAG
- a CDS encoding ABC transporter ATP-binding protein has protein sequence MKKPIIEFKNVSKVFEDSNTKVLKDINFELEEGKFYTLLGASGSGKSTILNIIAGLLDATTGDILLDGVRINDIPTNKRDVHTVFQSYALFPHMNVFENVAFPLRLRKIDKKEIEQRVAEVLKMVQLEGYEKRSIRKLSGGQRQRVAIARAIINQPRVVLLDEPLSALDLKLRTDMQYELRELQQRLGITFVFVTHDQEEALAVSDWIFVMNDGEIVQSGTPVDIYDEPINHFVATFIGESNILPGTMIEDYLVEFNGKRFEAVDGGMKPNEPVEVVIRPEDLRITLPEEGKLQVKVDTQLFRGVHYEIIAYDELGNEWMIHSTRKAIVGEEIGLDFEPEDIHIMRLNETEEEFDARIEEYVEIEEKEAGLINAIEEERDEENKL, from the coding sequence TTGAAAAAACCAATTATTGAATTCAAAAACGTCTCTAAAGTTTTTGAAGACAGCAACACCAAGGTTCTCAAAGACATCAACTTTGAGTTGGAGGAGGGGAAATTTTATACCCTTCTAGGCGCATCTGGTTCAGGGAAATCAACCATCCTAAACATCATTGCAGGGTTACTAGATGCGACGACAGGAGATATTTTACTGGACGGTGTCCGCATCAATGATATCCCAACCAACAAGCGAGACGTCCATACTGTCTTCCAATCCTATGCCTTGTTTCCACATATGAATGTGTTTGAAAATGTTGCCTTTCCACTTCGCTTGCGTAAGATCGACAAGAAAGAAATCGAGCAACGTGTTGCTGAAGTTCTCAAGATGGTTCAGTTGGAAGGTTACGAAAAACGTTCTATCCGTAAACTTTCTGGAGGACAACGTCAGCGTGTGGCTATTGCCCGTGCCATCATCAACCAACCCCGTGTGGTTTTGTTGGACGAGCCTTTGTCAGCGCTGGACTTGAAATTAAGAACAGACATGCAGTATGAACTGCGTGAACTACAACAACGATTGGGTATTACCTTTGTCTTTGTCACTCACGATCAGGAAGAAGCCCTGGCCGTGAGTGACTGGATTTTTGTCATGAATGATGGCGAGATTGTCCAGTCTGGAACACCAGTAGATATCTACGATGAGCCGATTAACCACTTTGTTGCCACCTTTATCGGTGAGTCAAATATCTTGCCAGGAACCATGATTGAGGACTACTTAGTTGAGTTTAACGGCAAACGCTTTGAAGCGGTCGATGGCGGGATGAAGCCAAATGAGCCTGTTGAGGTTGTTATTCGTCCAGAGGACTTGCGCATTACTCTTCCTGAAGAAGGCAAGCTCCAAGTTAAGGTCGATACCCAGCTTTTCCGTGGGGTTCACTATGAAATTATCGCCTATGACGAACTTGGAAATGAATGGATGATCCACTCGACTCGTAAGGCCATTGTTGGTGAGGAAATCGGTCTGGACTTTGAACCAGAAGACATCCACATCATGCGTCTCAATGAAACCGAAGAAGAGTTCGATGCTCGTATTGAGGAGTACGTAGAAATCGAAGAGAAAGAAGCAGGTCTGATCAATGCAATCGAGGAGGAAAGAGATGAAGAAAACAAGCTCTAA
- a CDS encoding ABC transporter permease, protein MKKTSSKLFVVPYMLWIALFVLAPLVLIFGQSFFNIEGQFSLENYKSYFASQNLTYLKMSFNSVLYAGIVTLVTLLISYPTALFLTRLKHRQLWLMLIILPTWINLLLKAYAFIGIFGQNGSINQFLEFIGIGSQQLLFTDFSFIFVASYIELPFMILPIFNVLDDMDNNLINASYDLGATKWETFRHVIFPLSMNGVRSGVQSVFIPSLSLFMLTRLIGGNRVITLGTAIEQNFLTNDNYGMGSTIGVILILTMFITMWVTKERRER, encoded by the coding sequence ATGAAGAAAACAAGCTCTAAACTCTTTGTAGTGCCCTACATGCTTTGGATTGCACTCTTTGTCCTGGCACCCTTGGTCTTGATTTTCGGTCAATCCTTTTTCAATATTGAAGGACAATTCAGTTTAGAAAACTATAAATCTTACTTTGCTTCACAAAACTTGACCTACCTCAAAATGAGCTTTAACTCCGTGCTTTATGCAGGGATTGTGACACTGGTGACGCTTCTTATCAGCTATCCAACAGCCCTCTTTTTGACCCGTCTCAAGCACCGTCAACTCTGGCTCATGCTGATTATCTTGCCTACTTGGATTAATTTGCTCCTTAAGGCCTATGCCTTTATCGGAATTTTTGGTCAAAATGGCTCTATTAACCAATTTTTGGAATTCATCGGAATCGGTTCACAGCAGTTGCTCTTTACCGATTTCTCCTTTATCTTTGTTGCAAGCTACATCGAGCTTCCTTTTATGATTTTGCCGATTTTCAATGTCTTGGACGATATGGATAACAATCTCATCAATGCCAGCTATGACCTAGGTGCGACCAAGTGGGAGACTTTCCGTCATGTCATCTTCCCTCTGTCTATGAACGGCGTGCGAAGTGGAGTTCAGTCGGTCTTTATTCCAAGCTTGAGTCTCTTCATGCTGACTCGTTTGATTGGTGGGAACCGCGTTATCACCTTGGGGACAGCCATTGAGCAGAACTTCCTGACAAATGACAACTACGGTATGGGTTCAACCATCGGTGTAATTCTCATCTTGACCATGTTCATCACCATGTGGGTGACCAAGGAAAGGAGAGAACGATGA
- a CDS encoding ABC transporter permease, translated as MKKFANLYLGLVFLVLYLPIFYLIGYAFNAGNDMNSFTGFSLSHFKTMFGDGRLMLIVTQTFFLAFLSALIATIIGTFGAIYIYQSRKKYQEAFLSLNNILMVAPDVMIGASFLILFTQLKFSLGFLTVLSSHVAFSIPIVVLMVLPRLKEMNGDMIHAAYDLGASQFQMFKEIMLPYLTPSIIAGYFMAFTYSLDDFAVTFFVTGNGFSTLSVEIYSRARKGISLEINALSALVFLFSIILVVGYYFISREKEEQA; from the coding sequence ATGAAAAAATTTGCCAACCTTTATCTGGGACTGGTCTTTCTTGTCCTCTACCTGCCGATTTTTTACTTGATTGGCTACGCCTTTAATGCAGGAAACGACATGAACAGCTTTACAGGCTTTAGCCTGAGCCATTTTAAAACCATGTTTGGCGATGGTCGTCTTATGTTGATTGTGACTCAGACCTTTTTCTTGGCCTTTCTGTCAGCCTTGATAGCGACCATTATCGGGACTTTTGGAGCTATTTATATCTACCAGTCTCGTAAGAAATACCAAGAAGCCTTTCTATCACTCAATAATATCCTCATGGTTGCTCCTGATGTTATGATTGGTGCCAGCTTCTTGATTCTCTTTACCCAACTCAAGTTTTCACTTGGCTTTTTGACCGTTCTATCTAGTCACGTAGCCTTCTCCATTCCTATCGTGGTCTTGATGGTCTTGCCTCGACTCAAGGAAATGAACGGTGACATGATTCATGCGGCCTATGACCTTGGTGCCAGTCAATTTCAGATGTTCAAGGAAATCATGCTTCCTTATCTGACTCCGTCTATCATTGCAGGTTATTTTATGGCCTTCACCTATTCGCTAGATGACTTTGCTGTGACCTTCTTCGTAACGGGAAATGGCTTTTCAACCCTATCAGTCGAGATTTACTCTCGTGCTCGCAAGGGGATTTCGCTAGAAATCAATGCCCTTTCTGCCCTTGTCTTTCTCTTTAGTATTATCCTAGTGGTTGGTTATTACTTTATCTCACGTGAGAAGGAGGAGCAAGCATGA
- a CDS encoding ABC transporter substrate-binding protein — MKKLYSFLAGIVAIILVLWGIATHLDSKINSRDSQKLVIYNWGDYIDPELLEQFTEETGIQVQYETFDSNEAMYTKIKQGGTTYDIAIPSEYMINKMKDEDLLVPLDYSKLEGLENIGPEFLNQSFDPGNKFSIPYFWGTLGIVYNETMVDEAPEHWDDLWKPEYKNSIMLFDGAREVLGLGLNSLDYSLNSKDTQQLEETVDKLYKLTPNIKAIVANEMKGYMIQNNAAIGVTFSGEASQMLEKNENLRYVVPTEASNLWFDNMVIPKTVKNQDAAYAFINFMLKPENALKNAEYVGYSTPNLPAKELLPEEKKEDKAFYPDAETMKHLEVYEKFDHKWTGKYSDLFLQFKMYRK; from the coding sequence ATGAAAAAACTCTATTCATTTTTAGCAGGAATTGTAGCCATTATCCTCGTCTTATGGGGAATTGCGACTCATCTCGATAGTAAAATCAATAGCCGAGATAGTCAAAAACTGGTCATTTACAACTGGGGGGACTATATCGATCCTGAACTCTTGGAGCAATTTACAGAAGAAACAGGAATCCAAGTCCAGTACGAGACCTTTGACTCCAACGAAGCCATGTATACCAAGATCAAGCAGGGTGGAACGACCTACGATATTGCCATCCCTAGTGAATACATGATTAACAAGATGAAGGACGAAGATCTCTTGGTACCGCTTGACTATTCAAAACTTGAAGGTCTTGAAAATATCGGACCAGAGTTCCTCAACCAGTCCTTTGACCCAGGCAATAAATTCTCCATTCCTTACTTCTGGGGAACCTTGGGAATTGTCTACAATGAAACCATGGTCGATGAGGCGCCTGAGCATTGGGATGACCTCTGGAAGCCAGAGTATAAGAACTCTATCATGCTCTTTGATGGGGCACGTGAGGTACTGGGACTAGGACTCAATTCGCTAGACTACAGCCTCAACTCCAAGGATACCCAGCAGTTAGAAGAGACAGTAGACAAACTCTACAAGCTGACTCCAAATATCAAGGCTATTGTGGCCAACGAGATGAAGGGTTACATGATTCAGAATAACGCTGCTATCGGTGTGACCTTCTCTGGTGAAGCCAGCCAAATGCTGGAGAAAAATGAAAACCTCCGCTATGTGGTTCCGACCGAGGCCAGCAATCTTTGGTTTGACAATATGGTCATTCCCAAAACAGTCAAAAACCAAGATGCAGCCTATGCCTTTATCAACTTTATGTTGAAACCCGAAAATGCTCTTAAAAATGCAGAGTATGTCGGCTATTCAACACCAAACCTACCAGCTAAGGAATTGCTCCCAGAGGAGAAAAAAGAAGACAAAGCCTTCTATCCAGATGCTGAAACCATGAAACACCTGGAAGTTTATGAGAAATTTGACCATAAATGGACAGGCAAATATAGCGACCTCTTCCTACAGTTTAAAATGTATCGGAAGTAG
- a CDS encoding tetratricopeptide repeat protein codes for MDSKIDTAWNLFLEGKISEAKKLVEQDFSIDTCTDFSLLNLMGYLLLAEKDYVSCTHIFEKYILLAQQNEDKENEHIGLHQLAMIYRDQGDFHKALKLIEDEEKIVEEHFPNDNLKKAVNNYEQGYVRLKLNNLDEALTFMNLSLVQSLETDDVISQACSYRGLGEIYLALEDTELSNTHFKRAIELFENVGEFEGIKEIEELINE; via the coding sequence ATGGACTCTAAAATTGATACAGCTTGGAACTTGTTTCTAGAAGGAAAAATATCAGAAGCTAAAAAGTTAGTTGAGCAAGATTTTTCCATTGATACCTGTACGGATTTTAGTCTTTTAAATTTGATGGGATATTTATTGTTAGCAGAAAAAGACTATGTTTCATGTACCCATATCTTTGAGAAATACATTTTATTGGCGCAACAAAATGAAGATAAAGAAAATGAACACATTGGCTTACATCAATTAGCTATGATCTACAGAGATCAGGGTGATTTTCATAAGGCTTTAAAACTCATTGAAGATGAAGAGAAGATAGTTGAAGAGCATTTTCCAAATGATAATTTAAAGAAAGCTGTGAATAACTACGAACAAGGTTATGTGAGATTAAAATTAAACAACCTTGATGAGGCTCTTACATTCATGAATCTGTCATTGGTACAATCTTTAGAGACGGATGATGTGATTTCTCAAGCTTGTAGCTATAGAGGGTTAGGTGAGATCTATTTAGCCTTGGAAGATACGGAATTATCCAACACACATTTCAAACGAGCTATAGAACTTTTCGAAAATGTTGGAGAATTTGAAGGGATAAAGGAAATTGAGGAATTGATTAATGAATGA
- a CDS encoding LURP-one-related/scramblase family protein, translated as MKTFLVKQKFRLGGERFAIKDDRGEIAYQVEGSFFKIPKTFTIYDATGEQVSQISKEILTLLPRFEIQLRDGSSFVIRKKLTFWRDKYEFDNLGLRIEGNIWDLDFKLLDDRDQLIAEIKKELFHLTSTYNVTVLEDAYADLVISLCVAIDYVEMLESQSH; from the coding sequence ATGAAAACATTTCTTGTCAAACAAAAGTTTCGTCTTGGAGGCGAACGCTTCGCTATCAAGGATGACAGGGGAGAAATTGCCTATCAGGTGGAGGGATCATTTTTTAAGATTCCCAAAACTTTTACCATCTATGATGCGACTGGTGAACAGGTTAGTCAGATCAGTAAAGAAATCTTGACCTTGCTTCCTCGTTTTGAGATTCAGCTTCGGGATGGCTCGAGTTTTGTCATTCGTAAGAAGTTGACCTTCTGGCGAGATAAGTATGAGTTTGATAATCTAGGTCTTCGTATCGAGGGCAATATCTGGGATTTGGATTTCAAATTGCTGGATGATCGCGATCAGCTGATTGCGGAAATCAAGAAAGAACTCTTCCATCTGACCTCTACCTATAATGTAACGGTCCTTGAGGACGCTTATGCAGACCTAGTCATTTCCCTCTGTGTCGCGATTGACTATGTGGAAATGCTGGAAAGCCAATCACATTAA